The genome window CCTTTCGTTGAACATAGACCTTGGTATAGCCCAACAGATCGTAGCCTATCGTAACACCCATGGCGGTTTTTCGAGCGTGAATGAACTGCTCGGAATTCCGCTTTTTCCAAAAGCTCAGTGGCCCTCGCTCGCGGAACGCCTCTCGGCCTCCCACCTCGATTGGCATACGGCCAACACAACGCAGTTTGCCGCCGTGCTCCATATTCCCCTCTTCGAAGCGGCACGGCTTGCAGCTTTTCGTGATGCCCTCCTCGCCCAGCTCTCTCCGGAGCGTGTTAGACACCTTACCCCCTCGTTTCTCATCGCAAAAGCCACCCTGTTAGACCCTACCACCACCAAACCGTCTCTCAAAAACTACTTGGTAAGGCGTCCTTCCACCGTTTTTTGGCACTTCTGGATCGTGGCGGGGCTGCTCTGTCTTCTTCTATTTCTTCTCCCTCCTTGGCTGCGCAATCGCGGACGGGTATTCGGCGATCCGTTCCTCGTGCCTTTGGCCCTGCTTCTATCCGGCTTTGGTGTGGCCCTTCTCTTTAGCCTACGCGATCCCTTGCGCGACTCTGAAGACTACCTACACCACGCCTACGGCATCTTCTTGGGAGTCGTTCTGTTGGTTCTCTGCGCGCGAATTACACCAGAGCGCCGACGCCAATGGCTGCAGCGCTACCGCTATTTGTGGGGACTTGGGGCAGCCCTATTGCTGTTGCTGCTGTGGCTCTTTGGCCGAGGGCCTGGCGGAGTGAGGGTAACCCTGTTCGGGTTTCAACCCGTAGAGATAGTACGACTGCTTGTTGTCTTCTTTCTTGCAAGCTATTTGGGCGAACGCGCCGCCGATCTCGCGCAAAGAACCTCTCCACAAAAAGGCTGGAAGCTTCCCTCTTTATCCGATCTCGGCCCTGTTGTGGTGCTATTTGGGTTCACACTGGTTCTTTTTTTGGTCATCAAAGACCTAGGACCTGGGCTCTTACTCTTTGGTGCTTTCATCCTCATGCTGATGCTGACCACCGGAAGCAACGGCTACCTCTGGATCGGCCTGATCCTTACGGGCCTCGGCAGCTATATCGCCTACCATTTTCGGATTGGGGTTTTTCCGGTAAGAGTGGATATGTGGCTGCATCCCTGGAGAAACGCACATCCCCAAGGAATGCAGCTTGGCCAGGCGCTGTGGGCTCTTGGATCAGGTGGGTGGAGCGGCACAGGGTTGGGGCTTGGTATGCCGCGCGTGTTACCTCGCGGAGAGGACGATCTCGCCTTCGTTGCCTGGAGCGAAGAGGCGGGCTTCATAGGGGCTCTATTGGTGTTGCTGATCTTTTATGCGCTCATTGCCCGGGGACTAGCTATCGCTCGACGAGCTATCCACTCCACCGACCGAGCGCTCGCCTGTGGTCTCACCGCCATCCTGATCATGCAGGTGCTCCTGATTCTAGGAGGCGTCACCGGCCTTACCCCGCTCACCGGCATCTCCCTCCCCTTCCTCTGTTATGGCGATAGCGCCCTCCTTTCTAGTTTCGTTCTCATCGGTCTGCTGTTAGGTATCTCGGCAACCCCACGTCGTGCAGAGGAGGCCGAGCCTTTGCACCCTGCATTGCTTTCCGTTTCCAAAAAGCTGGAGTTGGGGGTGGCCTTTTTGCTGCTAGGCGTCATAGGCTTGGGACGATTAGGGCAGACTATGGTGGTCCAGGCCAATCGGTTTGCTACCTACCCCATCTATACCCCCGACCGAGACGGCGTGGTGCGTGCCCACTATAACCCGCGACTTCTGGCCATTGCCGAACGCATCCCGCGGGGTAGTATCTACGATCGGCAAGGCCGTGTTTTGGCCACTTCCAGCTCCGCCGAGATATTGAAGCTTGTGCCCGATCGGCAGCGCGCGGTACAGCTGATAGCACAACACAGCCGCTTCTACCCGATTGGACCTTGTGCCGCCTCGCTCATTGGCGTGGCAAACCCAGCCATAGGCGGCCCGTCCGGCCTTGAAAAAGCGTATGACGCGGTGTTACGTGGCTACAACCACCTCTCAGACCTTATTCAGGACTATCGTGCAAAAGACCTCCCCGGCTATCGTCCCCGCAAAGGGGGTGATCTGCATCTCACCATAGATGCGGCTTTGCAGACCATCGCCTACAACGCACTGGCTGCCGTGGCCGATAAATTGAGTGGTAAGGGGGCTTTTGTGGTACTCCAACCGACAACCGGCGATGTGCTCGCGGCCGTAACGCTGCCCTCGTTCAATCCCAATGCGCTCACCCCCACTTCCTACCATCAGATGCTTGCCGGAGACAATGGAGGGCCCCTCTTCAACAGAGCGCTCGATGGCTTTTATCCACCAGGTTCTACATTAAAAGTCGCCACAGCGGCCTGTGCGCTGGATCACCTTCCAAACGCCCTCCACATTGTTGTGCCCTGCAATCGCGTCGCTACGGTGCGGTGGCACGTTGGGAAGAAGGTCTATACCCGGATCGTCCACGATGATCCGCATGACCCAGCCTTCGGCGCCATTACCATGCCGGAGGCATTCCGCGTGTCGTCCAACATCTATTTTGCCACCTTGGCCACTCGGATCGGGCCACAGATGTTCCATGATAGTCTGCAAGAGGACATGGGTTTCAGCCATGTGCCTCCGCTGGCCGATTTCTATGCCGATTTGGCCGACCTCGGCTATGGTCAAGGACGCATGTTGGCCTCACCCATGGAGATGGCGATGCTGGCCGCATCGGTAGCCAACGAGGGAAAGCGCATGAAACCTCGCCTAGTGGCAAGCCTGAAGACGTTTCGCCCAGGCGCGCGAAGTGAAGAGATGCCACCGATGCAGGTGGGGCAGGCCATGACCGCCCAAACCGCGGCGATCCTACAAGGGCTAATGCGTAGCGTGGTGACCAACGGAACTGCAGCGGGGATTTTTAACGATATTGCAGAGCCGGTGGCTGGCAAGACAGGCACGGCTCAAACGGGCCTTTCAGGTGCCAAGCCCCATTCCTGGTTCATTGGCTTCGTTCAGCCTTATGCTTTTGCTTGTGTCATCGAGAACGGTGGCTATGGTCGTTCAGCAGCGGCCATCGTCTGTCGCAACTTTCTACGCCGCCTCTACTAGGTCGTTTGGGAACGCGGGTAAAAATTTTTGCAAGAGAATGCCGAAAATGTTGACAACAAGAAGGCCGGTATGTTATAATGCAGTTAGCTCAACCGGTTAAGCTGATTCGAAAGGACGCTTACGAAGCAATGGCACGACGAATTACAATGCAAGAGATCGCAGAGAAGGTAGGCCTCTCTAAATCTACCGTCTCCTATGTGCTCAATGGCCGCGGCGATGTCGTGCGCATCCCTAAAGAGACGCAAAAGCGTATCTTCGACGCGGCACGCTCGTTAGGCTACCACCCCAATGCCTTGGCTCGAGGGCTCGCTCATAAACGAACCTGTACCATCGCTGTGGTCATGCAGTACCCCCTCCTCTTCGCAGGTTGGTCAGGGTTTACCAATGAGCTGCTTCACGGAGTCACAGACGCCGCTATTACTTTAGAGTACGACCTTATGCTGCATACGCGCAAGACAACACCGGAGTGGTACTTGGAAGAGCAAGATCCTGTCTCCGCTGAGGCCGCCCGCCTCATGGACGGCCGTGTGGATGGAGCCCTTTTACTGCGGGATGTGGACGATCCGCTTGCGGAGATCCTCTATGCGCACAACTTTCCAGCCGTCCTGATGTTCACGCACACCACCAAGCCGCACATCTGGTATGTGGATTGCGATAACACAACAGGCGCCGTTTTAGCGGTGGAGCACCTTTTGCGCTTAGGGCATCGCAGGATTCTGCATGTAGCAGGATCGCCCCATTCCGGTGCCGCTCAAGAGCGTATCCAAGGCTACCGTTGTGCCATGGAACGAGCCGGTATTGCCGTAAAGGAGGAGTGGATCCAAGAAGCCACCTCACCCGCGGCCGACTTCTCGCAAATTGCAGCCCTCTTTCAGCTCTCTGCTCAAGAGCGCCCAACGGCTGTGTTCGCTTGGAGCGACGATGTGGCCGTGCGCCTCCTGCAGATTCTGCGTTCGCTAGGACTACGGGTACCTCAAGACGTGGCCATTGTGGGATTCGACTCTACTGGCATGTGTGACCACGTAGACCCGCCGCTCTCCAGCGTGCGACAGCCCGTCTACGACATGGCTCATAAAGCCGTTGAGCTGCTGCATGCGCGCTTGCGCGGAATGCGCGTAAAACCGTTCCAAATCCGTGTGGCTCCCACACTCGATGTTCGTCGTTCGTGTGGGGCCTACCTTGTGTCATAAGGGAGTGAGAGATGCAAAAAGAGATACATCCCGGCATCGTTGCCGCCATCGTGATCGTGCTTGTGGTGATCATCGGGCTTTTAGCGCTTCGTATGTTTCATAGTCCCGCGGCAGGTAGGCCGTTAACACCACAGCAAGCCGGATTGGGCAAACCGGTTCTGCCCTCCATCCCGCCGCAGCCGGCGCGCACAGGGCAACCATAAAGCAAAAAATTTCTTCCGCATGCAAGTTCAACAAATCAAATCTAAGGAGATGAAACCAATGAAAACCGCTTCTACAGCTAGACAGCGTAGGCACGTGCTAGATGGGTTTACGCTGATCGAACTTCTCGTGGTTATCGCCATTATCGCCATTCTCGCGGCGATCCTCTTCCCCGTCTTCGCCCAGGCCCGCGAGGCAGCCCGACTCACCAGCTGTCTGTCCAATATGCGACAGATCGGATTGGGGATAACCATGTACTCGCAGGATTACGATGAGATGCTTCCACTCGTACGTGCGGTTGACCCCACCTACATCGAGGGCAACTGGAAGCACTTGATCTACCCCTACATCAAAAACTACCAGATCTTCCGCTGCCCCTCCAACCCGGCCTCCCAAGTCTTGGACGAAACGGCCGGCCCTACGACACCACCCTATAACCCCAGCCTACCGAAAACCTATCGAGGCTACTTCTACTACCGAGCTTTCTTTAAATCCTCCGCGCCTATAGGCTCTGGCGATTGGTGGGCCGGCAACCAGTATAGTTCTGTTGCGTTCGACTATCCGGCCAACACACTCATCATTGGTGAGAACAAGGATGTCTATCCGGACTACGGCCCATGGATGGCTGTGATACCCAATGTAGGGCCGAACGCCTGGGGGCCGAGTGGATCGAACTGGGGTGCCAAGCATCGGGGCAGCGACCGAGCGGTAAACCTCACCTTTATGGACGGTCACGCCAAGTTCACCACATGGGACGCCACATGCCAACAATCAAATCCCGATGGCACAAACATGTGGGCTTACAATCCAAATGGTCTTTCCAACTACGATGGCAGTGGTATAGACCTAAGTTGGCTCAATACATTCTGTACCACCTTACAGCAGACCGAAAGCCAAGGTCTGTTCCAGTAAAGTATTGGTAAGCAAGCGAGGCTCTCTCCTTCCACAGAGAGAGCCTCTTTCATGCTGTAAGGAGGACGTAGAAATTGTTTGTGTTCCGATGGTGGATAAAGGGGATAACGATCGCCTTGTTAGGCTGGCTAAGCACGCAGGGAAGCTTGGGGAACCCAATAAAATGGGCTGTACATAGGTCGTCCCCTGCCTATTTAACCGATCCTCTACTAACAGAGATAGAAAGACGTGCTTTCCGATTCTTCTGGGAACAAGCCGATCCGAACACCGGTCTGGTAAAAGACCGCGCAAGCAACGTAGGGCCCGCGGATAACTACACGGTTGCAAGTATTGCCAGCACAGGCTATGCACTTGCCGCTCTGCCCATCGCCGTGCAACACCACTGGATAACGTCTCAGCAAGGTTATGAAAGGGCGCTTATAACGCTGCGTTTTGTGGTCGAAAAGATGCCTAACGTGCACGGCTGGTACTACCATTTTGTGGACATGCACACCGGCGAGCGCGTATGGAACTGTGAGCTTTCCTCCATAGATACGGCGCTCCTGCTGCTTGGCGCGCTGTCGGCCGGGGCGCAATGGCCTGCAACGGAGGTGCAGCGTCTCGCAGACACAATGTATACGCGTCTCGACTGGCAGTGGATGCTAACCAATGGTGGGCAGGATCCTCAAAAGCGTGTGCTCTCTATGGGATGGAAGCCCGAAAGTGGCTTCTTAAGCGCCAACTGGGATAGCTACTCCGAAGGCATCATGCTCTACCTACTGGGCATCGGAGCCCCAAAGAATCCGCTGCCAGCTGCCTGCTGGTGGGCCTGGACACGGCCACGATATACCTACCATGGCCTCACCTCTTTCGTAGGAGGCCCTATTTTCCTACACGAAATGCCCTATGAGTTCTTCGATTTTCGTGGATGGCGCGACCGTGACGGGTGGAACTATTGGCGAAACGCCGCCAATGGCGTGGAGATCAATCGTCTGTTCTGTTTAGACCATCGAAAAGAGCGTAAAACTTACGCCGCTGGTATGTGGGGGTTAAACGCTTCCGACGGCCCAGACGGCTATAATGCCTACGGGGTGCCTAAGCCGGAAGATGGAACGGTCTCGCCGACCGGAGCCATCGCCGCCATCCTTTTCGAGCCAAACCAAGCATGCGCCATCGCTCATGCCATGTACTCGCAGTTTCATGAGCGACTATGGGGACGCTACGGCTTCAGTAACGCCTTCAATCTCGACAGAGACTGGTTTGATAAAGACGTTATTGGCATTGATCTAGGCATGGCGCTTTTAGGTATAGAGGATGCACGTACCGGTTTCGAGTGGCGACGTATTGCCGCCTTGCCCTCCACAAAGCGGGCGTGGCAGCGCATCGGCTTCAGTCCAAGCGATGTCACCGAAGGCAAATAGGCTTTCGCATCGTGCTATAACAAGCGATGGCCCATGAGATCGTTTCTGTCGCAAAAGAACGGGTAGGATTGCCAAATCCTACCCGTTTGCTCTACCCGCAGAGGGTCGATCTAGAAGCCGTAGTAGTACCCCTGATCTCCGTAGAGCGTCTGAACGTAGCAAACCTGACCGAGATGGTAGCACATATTCCAGTAAGGAATGGTGATCCAGACGGTAAGGGTACCATTTACGCCCCAAGGCAGTTGCACAGGATCGTTGAGATGTTCTGTGGGAAACGCCAGAATGGCCTGCGCAAGCGACTCGGTTTCCGTACGTAAGCGGGCTAGCGCCTTCTCCATGGTATTAAACTCCGCACGAAATCGGTCGAACTCTACCTGGCTCCATTCGGGCTGGCGTCTATCCACAAGCGTCTTGGCAGCAAAACCGTTCATGTACGCGCACTCTTGAACCAGATCGAGAACGGTTCGGCCTTTATCAAGCGGGCTCCAGATTTGTTTGTCAGGTGGGGTGGCCTCGGCATGGCGTATGAGATGATCGGCCTCTTGTCGTACCAGTTGGGCAAACAGCTCTTGGATCGTCGGCATGTACCTGCTCCTTAAAAAGGGATGGATGTCGCATCACGGCGACACGAATAGCATACTGTATAAAGTCATCATTTGTCTAGTATTTTTGAAAAATTTTTCCTCATCTCGTTCTGACTAATGTGCGTCGCCTTGCAGGCTTCCCCAATAGAAATGCGGCGCCGTTACCGGCAGGAGTTCTGCATTAGACTGCCGAATTGAGGAGAGAAAAGTTGATAAAATAGGCTGTTATGTCATCGCAGAAGGTTAGAAGAAAGCTTTGCGCCTCCATGCTCAATGGCCTCTTGCTGTTAGGGCTGACCTCAGGGGCACCATCTGCGCCCAACAAGGCACAAGCTCAGAACGGCTTTCAGCCCCTTACCCCTGTTCGTTCGGCCTGCCCTGTGCGACTTGGAGGCGTGTTCACCATGGGCCTTGGGGAGAACCAAGACCCCGTAGAGGCATCGGCTCAAAACGGCACGAAGCTTTCACCTGACAACGCCCAATGGATAGGAAACAACTGCGATGTCGTGGCCATTAGCCCTAACTGTTTAACGCCAAACACCTATCCGGCCATTAGAAAAGCGCACCCGCTTTTTAGCCCCCTTCTCTACGTCTATGCTTCTTGTCTATCGGAAAACCCTAACGCCGAAGGCAATGTAGGCGGCTGGACGCCGGCGATGAAGGCGCATGTACTTACCGACGCGAACGGCAAAGAGATCCCCTACCCCACGCCCGGAGGCCATTGGATGGATTTTGGCAGCATCGCCTGGGCGCACTTATGGCGTGATCGTGTGCTTCAGCTCGTGAGTCAATATGGCGCCGATGGCGTTGTGGCGGCCGAACTGCCGATTAACAACACGTTCCTCCCAGAAAAACCGGGCAAATATCCCGACTTTGCCGCCCGAGCTGAGGCCACCCTCCGCTGGCTTCGAGCTGCGCGTGCTCAGGGGAGGTTTTTCATGGTGCCGGAGGCTCTTGGCTTCGATAGGCCGGCCGGACACCCAACGCTTCCACCCCCTCTCCAAGCCGACGCCCCCGCCCTTAAAAATCGTCTGTGGGATGACTACTTTCCCTACATAGACGGCGCTTGGGTGGAAGATTGGGTTGAACCCTACTGGACAGGGAAAC of Chthonomonas calidirosea T49 contains these proteins:
- a CDS encoding FtsW/RodA/SpoVE family cell cycle protein, whose product is MEGQQSRRRQRLIERRLSLSACVLLLCVFLLVFFARWRAEIPANALLVNQVSADTLALSLNIDLGIAQQIVAYRNTHGGFSSVNELLGIPLFPKAQWPSLAERLSASHLDWHTANTTQFAAVLHIPLFEAARLAAFRDALLAQLSPERVRHLTPSFLIAKATLLDPTTTKPSLKNYLVRRPSTVFWHFWIVAGLLCLLLFLLPPWLRNRGRVFGDPFLVPLALLLSGFGVALLFSLRDPLRDSEDYLHHAYGIFLGVVLLVLCARITPERRRQWLQRYRYLWGLGAALLLLLLWLFGRGPGGVRVTLFGFQPVEIVRLLVVFFLASYLGERAADLAQRTSPQKGWKLPSLSDLGPVVVLFGFTLVLFLVIKDLGPGLLLFGAFILMLMLTTGSNGYLWIGLILTGLGSYIAYHFRIGVFPVRVDMWLHPWRNAHPQGMQLGQALWALGSGGWSGTGLGLGMPRVLPRGEDDLAFVAWSEEAGFIGALLVLLIFYALIARGLAIARRAIHSTDRALACGLTAILIMQVLLILGGVTGLTPLTGISLPFLCYGDSALLSSFVLIGLLLGISATPRRAEEAEPLHPALLSVSKKLELGVAFLLLGVIGLGRLGQTMVVQANRFATYPIYTPDRDGVVRAHYNPRLLAIAERIPRGSIYDRQGRVLATSSSAEILKLVPDRQRAVQLIAQHSRFYPIGPCAASLIGVANPAIGGPSGLEKAYDAVLRGYNHLSDLIQDYRAKDLPGYRPRKGGDLHLTIDAALQTIAYNALAAVADKLSGKGAFVVLQPTTGDVLAAVTLPSFNPNALTPTSYHQMLAGDNGGPLFNRALDGFYPPGSTLKVATAACALDHLPNALHIVVPCNRVATVRWHVGKKVYTRIVHDDPHDPAFGAITMPEAFRVSSNIYFATLATRIGPQMFHDSLQEDMGFSHVPPLADFYADLADLGYGQGRMLASPMEMAMLAASVANEGKRMKPRLVASLKTFRPGARSEEMPPMQVGQAMTAQTAAILQGLMRSVVTNGTAAGIFNDIAEPVAGKTGTAQTGLSGAKPHSWFIGFVQPYAFACVIENGGYGRSAAAIVCRNFLRRLY
- a CDS encoding LacI family DNA-binding transcriptional regulator; the protein is MARRITMQEIAEKVGLSKSTVSYVLNGRGDVVRIPKETQKRIFDAARSLGYHPNALARGLAHKRTCTIAVVMQYPLLFAGWSGFTNELLHGVTDAAITLEYDLMLHTRKTTPEWYLEEQDPVSAEAARLMDGRVDGALLLRDVDDPLAEILYAHNFPAVLMFTHTTKPHIWYVDCDNTTGAVLAVEHLLRLGHRRILHVAGSPHSGAAQERIQGYRCAMERAGIAVKEEWIQEATSPAADFSQIAALFQLSAQERPTAVFAWSDDVAVRLLQILRSLGLRVPQDVAIVGFDSTGMCDHVDPPLSSVRQPVYDMAHKAVELLHARLRGMRVKPFQIRVAPTLDVRRSCGAYLVS
- a CDS encoding DUF1559 domain-containing protein — encoded protein: MKTASTARQRRHVLDGFTLIELLVVIAIIAILAAILFPVFAQAREAARLTSCLSNMRQIGLGITMYSQDYDEMLPLVRAVDPTYIEGNWKHLIYPYIKNYQIFRCPSNPASQVLDETAGPTTPPYNPSLPKTYRGYFYYRAFFKSSAPIGSGDWWAGNQYSSVAFDYPANTLIIGENKDVYPDYGPWMAVIPNVGPNAWGPSGSNWGAKHRGSDRAVNLTFMDGHAKFTTWDATCQQSNPDGTNMWAYNPNGLSNYDGSGIDLSWLNTFCTTLQQTESQGLFQ
- a CDS encoding glucoamylase family protein: MFRWWIKGITIALLGWLSTQGSLGNPIKWAVHRSSPAYLTDPLLTEIERRAFRFFWEQADPNTGLVKDRASNVGPADNYTVASIASTGYALAALPIAVQHHWITSQQGYERALITLRFVVEKMPNVHGWYYHFVDMHTGERVWNCELSSIDTALLLLGALSAGAQWPATEVQRLADTMYTRLDWQWMLTNGGQDPQKRVLSMGWKPESGFLSANWDSYSEGIMLYLLGIGAPKNPLPAACWWAWTRPRYTYHGLTSFVGGPIFLHEMPYEFFDFRGWRDRDGWNYWRNAANGVEINRLFCLDHRKERKTYAAGMWGLNASDGPDGYNAYGVPKPEDGTVSPTGAIAAILFEPNQACAIAHAMYSQFHERLWGRYGFSNAFNLDRDWFDKDVIGIDLGMALLGIEDARTGFEWRRIAALPSTKRAWQRIGFSPSDVTEGK
- a CDS encoding putative glycoside hydrolase — its product is MSSQKVRRKLCASMLNGLLLLGLTSGAPSAPNKAQAQNGFQPLTPVRSACPVRLGGVFTMGLGENQDPVEASAQNGTKLSPDNAQWIGNNCDVVAISPNCLTPNTYPAIRKAHPLFSPLLYVYASCLSENPNAEGNVGGWTPAMKAHVLTDANGKEIPYPTPGGHWMDFGSIAWAHLWRDRVLQLVSQYGADGVVAAELPINNTFLPEKPGKYPDFAARAEATLRWLRAARAQGRFFMVPEALGFDRPAGHPTLPPPLQADAPALKNRLWDDYFPYIDGAWVEDWVEPYWTGKPLSEAEWERQQEAAERYSLNALFFIAAGAYHNPAELEYALASFLLIEHRQGRLAFQPMPLYPGQRNDIGFSLRIMREEVQRYSNYFNVPLGLPLQERHKVPTTGGMVWRRTFQNGAVYVNPSDTRTLTLNFGSPMQRLNHRLVRKIVLPPHSGAILLYQQTGD